The DNA region TGTCCACTCTCCCCAAACTTCTCAGTACAGTACCTGAAGTCTTACCTAGAGCCTATTGCAGTTTCTTCTTAATATTTTGAGGAATCTCATTGACCTTTATATATCTTCTTGGaagttggttggttgattagtttTGATTAGATGGATTAATTTTGAGACTAGAACTATAATCCAATAATGGAtttcatgaatgctaggcaaacactctaccaactgacctGTATTCCCATACTTTCTACCAaagggggttttttggtttgggtttggagttgggtttgggtttgggtttgggtttgggtttgggtttgggtttgtatctgggtctgggtctgggtctggatctgggtctgggtctgggtctagGTTTGGgatttgggtttgggtttgggtttgggtttgggtttgggtttgtgtCTGGATCTGGGACTGGGTCTGGGTCtaggtttgggtttggtttgggtttgggtctAGGTTTGGGATTTGGGTTTGGGTTGGgattgggtttgggtttgggtttgtatCTAGGtctggatctgggtctgggtctgggtctagGTTTGGGATTGTGTTTGGGTTTGGGTCTAGGTCTAGGTCTGGGTCtaggtttgggtttgggtttgggttgtACTCTTTCCTTAGTTCTTCAAGAGCTTCATGATATGTACCCAGTGGTGTTTCTGTTAGACAATAGAAGGCAAAACAAAAGATTCTGAAGTCAGAAGCCTGTTCAACAGAAGTTACAAGCTTATTTTGGAAAATCTAAGAAGGGCTTACACCTTGCTAGTAGTAAGAGTGCTTCTTCTAGAGGCTAGAGAAGTTTTATGAAGTTAAAAGGTGGAAaggggattgtgtgtgtgtccatgtggccAAGTTCCCTCTTTCTGAGAAGAGATTAACTGGTTGTTGTGGTTTGGTCAATTTTCAAGAACTTGGGATGTTTGTTCTGATATGATGGAAATCATATCAGAATAGTAGAATTCCATGTTATCCATGTTATTTGTGCACTAGTCAAAAAGTTTCAGAAATTTACTCAAATCAGTTGAAGGCAAATCCTATTCAAATATACATTCTGGAAAACTACAATTTCAGCCACTAGGTAACAAGATCCCTCCTCAATATTTTCTTCAGAGCCTTAGCAACATCCTTATTCCGGAGAGTATAAATCAAGGGATTCAGTGTGGGAGTGATGATGCTGTAGAAAACAGAACCAACTTTGTCTTGCAATGGGGTGCGCTGGGACCTGGGCCTCATATAGGAGAATATGCAGGCACCATACCAGAGAGAAACCACAATAAGGTGAGAGCTACATGTGGCAAAAGCATTTTTCTTACTCCCAGCTGAACGCATCTGAATGACACTATGGAGAATGAAGCcataggaggtagagacaagaattATGGGGAGAAGAAGAAGTATAACAGTGCTGACGTAGGCTGTGTTCTCATACACAGTGATGTCCCCACACACCAGCTTCAAAACCGCTGGAAATTCACAGTAGAAGTGGTGGATGATTCTCAACCCGCAGAAAGGAAAGCTCATCAAGATGGCTGTGTGAATTAAGGAGTTCACAGATGCACTCAACCATGACATGACAGCCATCATCACACCCACTCTTCTGCTCATGAGCACAGTGTAGCGTAAAGGGTGGCAGATGgcaacatagcggtcataggacaTGAGGGCTAGGAGGAGAGACTCTGCACCACCCAGAGACAGATACAGGAAGTGCTGGGTGGCACAACCAACAAATGAGATGGACTTCTTGCCAGACAGGTAGTTGCTAGCCATCTTGGGGATGGTTGTAGAGATGTGCATCAGATCCATGAGGGACAGCTGTCTGAGCAGGAAGTACATTGGTGTGTGAAGATGAGGGTCAGAGCAAATCAGGAGGATGGTGAGGCCGTTGCCACTCAGTGCAGTAAGAAAGACCAGCATGATcaagaggaaaagacaaaagTGGCTGAAGGAGTTATCAAAGAGCCCTTGAAGGATGAAGTCTTCCAGAGAGGTCTGGTTCCACCACCACATGCTCTCTTCTCAGCCTCTGAGGGAACACAGAGAGGACAGAGGTGTGGTCCTAGAACCATCACTTCAcaatacatgttttctttctcaggaaaaatgtgaagaattatttttctctttattttacattttttaaaaattttgtataaAGTCATTTGGCATGACAGTGAGTCACACGTGACATTTTTTGTACAAGTTGTATATCTACTTCTAATTGTCCAGCAACTCTAATTAtccaaatgatatttttaaaaagagaaacttaaaaacaatttctcTTAAAAATGAGCATTACTGTGAAATTCTGGAATATCTACAGTCTATTGAAAGCCCAGCTAGAAAGCTGAGATGATAGCTCCACAAGTATAATGTAAGGTACCGTGCAAGCCTCACTACCCAAGGTTGATCCCCGAGACTTACGTTAAAATTGTCAGATGTGAATGGAGAGTTCTTTGGCATGCTCTCTTTTGGACAGGGTATGGCTGCTGGACTCATGAACTCACTGCAGGTATGATTAActtcacaagatcaagccaacaaAATCAACCAGCATTCCACTAAGGAATGTAAACCAGACTAAGCTACAAATAAAAGAGAGGACGAGGAAATGAAGGTGGGAGAGGGACatgtggggggaaggggaggaaggaatcaGTGTGggtatgatcaagatacattatcCACACACATGGAATTGTCTGGAGGGGAAGTTAGTGTTTCTACCTCcttgttttcttaaaagattaGCAAGTTTTGGATCTATACAGGATAGTCATGAGAGTCACTGTATTTCATATTGTTCTTATGTAGAAATCAACTAAagtttaaagcagtggttctcaaccttcctaatgctgcaatcctttaatattATAGTTCCTCtgtgtggtgacctccaactgtAAAAGTAttcttgttgctatttcataactgtaatttaactactattatgaatcataccGTAAATATTTTTCTCACAACCTGCAGGTTGGCTTAAAGAAACATGTGAGTGATAAGATAAACAAAGAAGCTAAATCCATGCTCCCAGACAATGAGCCAGAGCTATCTCCTGCATATATTTGTAACCATCAAATTATGACTCACAGACAGGAGAAACTAGGATTGTAGCATTTCATCAGCTAAGCTTCCCTATCTATACTTTATCCAGTTCTCATCTGAATAAGATTGGCTACTTAACTTTCACAGTGAAATATgactcaagagagagagagagagagagagagagagagagagagagagagagaagatctaAATTGATCTTACAAGTATTaccctatttttatttatttgttgttgttgttgtttttggttggttgattggtttggtaTTTTGTCCTCTCCCTATGATCGTATAACAATTTTCTCCTAATTGAAACACCACCTCCAATGCAAGAAATCAACAATTTCACACATCTAAGAAAGCTGAAACTCCTAAGAGTTTTACGGGTCCTTTCCTAAGGATGTAGAAACAGTACACAATTGCTGGGCCAGGAGACTCTGACTAACCAAGTTGCTAAGAAGAGACTGTCCTGCCACTGGGGCAGCCTGCAGGTCATGCAGAGAGCTTCAGGAATCTTCAGGAGTGTCGGGATGGGCTTTTCTGTCATGCAGCTACTTTTCAGTTCTCCCTGCTCCTGCAAGTAGCCACTCTCCCACactccaataaactcattggctcaGCAGGAGGTTCATTGGTTGAAGGAGTCTTTCCCCAGGCGTGGCAAcccaaattcaatccccaggatccaaacgatgggagaagaaaacaaactcctacacaaatcacacacaagtcatacacacacatacacacacacacacacacacacacacacacacacacaaattaatacatatatgcatacatacacacatacatacatacatacagcaatTTTTAGAGAGATGTGGTTCTCCCATGCTGCCTCTAATTATTTCCACAGTTGAGagatctatacacatacatacttagcCATATAGTTCTAAATCTCATTCCTCATTCTTGTCCATCCAATGGTCTCAGTGGGTACCTATGTCAGAAGCACATCATTATCTGGTTCTTTGCTTTATTTCTCCCTTAGGAATTTCCTACACTTCCTCAttcttcttctagcctttcaaagacccttttctctgccttctcaggaGGCTCTCCTCCTGGGTTGCCTCAATAACACCCTGTGACATAAGGGATAGCTGACAACAGCCAAATTACTAATAAGAGTTTCCAGGATAACTCAAACCTAAAGTTATCATACACAGAATTTCTTCAGCAGAGACATGGGCTCAGAACAAGCATATGTATGTAATGTAGCTGACGAGAGAgtccacactgacacacacattgGATACTATCCCCCACTAACAAGTCTTTCCTGAAGTGCACACTACACTTCATTCCTTAACTTTGGAGATCTTCTAAAACTAGTGAAGTTACATTAATGATTCCAGTAGCAGCAGGACAGGAGCAGCAGAACATATGATTCTGTAGCACTTTCACAACCAGCATTCATATTCTGAAGCCTTCCAGCAAGTAGCAGGACAGTGTTGCTCAGATCTGTATCTGGCAGGATGGACTGAGCAATAGGGCTTCTCCCACCCGTGCTAGCTGGGCAGTGCAATCATGCAGAATGTTCTCTCTGACTCTGAACCTCTATTTTAGCCACCCTTATATTCCAGCTCAAGAATTTAGGCAACAGGAATTTGCAGGGGTATGATACAGTTTCAATTATCACATTCCCAAacctaagaaaaaaatatgatttagaTTTCCCTGCCTTTTTGGATAACTGAAGCTCTCTTTTTATAGGTGTCCTCTCCTTCAGTTATTAAGGTTGACTTCAGTATAACCAGTAAAGCCCCTTTCTGACTGTACAAGTGTTCCTCAGCAGTAACTAAAGACACCAGAATGGACTTGCCCTGGCATGAGTCAGTCATGAGGGAAGAAGAGTACCATCTGTGAGAAATAAAACCTCTCCAAGCCCAGAGGACACGTGATGCCAGCTGAGCTAAGTTGGCATCATTAAATTGACAGCATAGGGACTTTCCCACATAGCACACACCCTAGATATCTCCTGGGAATCCTTAGCACAGACACCAGCTATTATGTGCTCTGCCCATTGAGAAATTAATTCCTTAAGACCTTATTTACTTGGAGTTTGTTTGTGAGGTCAGAGGAATAAGGGAAATTGGAAGAGTTATCCCTGGGGATAAATCATGAATATTCTCACTAGGGATCAATTAACCATGATGAACCATTGCTAGAGTTATGTTTTCTGGCTTTAAAATACAGATCTTTCTTGCTTCTAGACCCAAGAGAATCAATCAGTCATATGTCTACAAGCCTTAATGCTGGCAGATACTGCCCAACTGTAAGTCATCCTGTGGGAGGAAAGATGCTTTGACCATAACTCAGTGTATTAGATAGGCTCAGAGCTCTTCATCCGGAGTAGCTATAAACTTCAGAGGAAAGGTAGAGCACTTGGCAATTAGCTAACCACAGGTTTTTAACTCTAACTTCCCGTAAGagtgtgctggggatggaactccaCTCTCCCCTGAACACTGCACCCACCACAATCTTATAAAATTCCTTCAACATCTTTACAGGACAATTTCTGATCAACAGGAAGCAAGTGGGCCTAAGTGTGCTGCCAAGGCCCTAATGTAAAAGCATGTCCTAGTTATCCAAGTTCAGAGGAGAAATGAAGGCAAGAGGACATCTGAAATTTGCCAGCAAGCTGGCCAAGCTCAGTTGGTGGGCTCAGCTCTAGTGCccatgaaagaccctgtctcaaaatattagGTGTCAAGAGACTAATAAAGACACTCAAAGTCTTTATTGATAATAACGAGGAaactgtcttccagacacaacaggagtAATGCAcctatgaactcacaaagactgtgcCATCATGTACTGGGCtggcacaggttcaagccagatggggtcccaggcATGAGGGAAAAAGCAAACATGGCTTCCCACTCCTACACAAAAAGCAACCTATAACTGCAAAGTAAAAATTAGTTATCTCTACttgagtctcactgggtatatgaACCACACTTGAGGGCAGACTCCCATGCCCATcagtagatgaccaacacaaTATGAACTCAGTGGCAGATTGGTAGACATTTTGTCTTGTATTGCTCTATTTGTGCATTTTTTGTACTGATGTCCTGATGGTCCTTTGCTTGTGTGCTATGGTTTccagtttgttgtttttatggaATTTGGTAtgggtgagggtgtgtgtggggggggtgtgtgtgggggggggggggggggtgtgcatgcccatgtgtgtgtatttgtgtgtgttgtgcttttgctttgatttttttaaatcttatggagtttttttggatttctttgttttctaaataaaagatAGGGGGgtggtctggggagatggctcagctggtaagagcactgactgctcttccaaaagtcctgggttcaaatcccagcaaccacatggtggctcacaaccatccataatgagatctaatgccctcttctggtatgtctgaagatagctacagtgtacttacaaataataaatacatcttttaattaattaattaattataaaggGGGGAAAGCCATGGAGTTGAACAGGTAGGGAGGTGAAGTGGATCTGGGAGAATTTGGTAGAGGGGATTAGAATATACCATAAGAAAACAAGTCTATTTTCAGTAAGATATATAGGTATAAGCTAGGTGATTGttatacacacctttaatccagcactcaggagacagagacaggcagatcaaggccagctgggtctacagagtgagttccaggacagtcagggctacacagagaaactctatcttgagaaaaacatgtttgtgtgtgtgtgtgtgtgtgtgtgtaaatatatttacatatatataaatagctCTTATTTATCTTTGGGGGACATGAGCATGagtttgtttgttcatgtgtaCTCATGTGCAAGCAAGTGTACatgaaagccagaggtcaacatcatgTGTCTTCTGCAGTCACTCTCCACCATATTTTTTAGATAACCCTGTAGCTTGATAAATTGGCTAGATTTTTTTtgtccagcaagccccaaggatcctcttatctacacacaaatacacacacacacacacacacacacacacacatgtaagatTTTCACAGAATGAATCATACTATTTTAAGAAAAGTTGAAACATCCTGTGGACATCAGGATCTCCTTTTCTCAGACACCTCTATCACTTTTCAATGACTCTATCAATGaagcaacaaagataaaatttcACATGAACTTGGCAAAAATGGACTCACCAAGGCCAAGCTGACTGAACCTAATGCTGAGATCAAACAAGATCAAAATCAAGTTTCCATTATGACACTATTCCCTAAGTAAACACTATAGCTAAGAGATACAGGTTAGCTAGTCAACAGGAAAGGAACTCTGTTCTTATCACAGTAGATGCTGTTGCGGGACTCACTTTCCATGTCTGCTGCAACTCAACAGGAAAGGAACTCTGTTCTTACCATGGTAGATGCTGTCTGTCTCGGGACTCCCTTTCCATGTCTGCTGCTCTGCTGTCCAAACGATTATCTGCAGAATCACATGATGCTTTATGAACAACTTCAGGACTCCATGAAATAACGCTTTTAACAATAAacttcagggctggtgagatgactcagcgagtaagagcactgactgctcttccgaaggtcctgagttcggatcccagcaagcacatggtggctcacaaccacccgtaatgagatcggacgccctcttctggtgcatctgaagacagctaaggtGAATtaagccagagcgagcaggggccGGAGCTGAatcaggtcctgagttcaattcccagcagccacacacgatggctcacagcaATCggtacagcaacagtgtactcgtacacctaaaataaataaaataaatctttaaaaaaaaaacaatgaagttcaGTTCACAGAAGACAAAGTGTGAAAACTGGCTGATGCTTGGGTAATTTGTGGGGCTGGGGATATGTGTAAGGTGTGCTCATGTGATACACACTTATGAGTGTGGAAGCCAAGAATCAACCTCAGACATTCCTCAGGAGCTacccaccttatgttttgagacagggtctcttactaggACTTGAGGTTAGTTAGTTAGGCTAGGCTAAGGATTTGCCTGTTTCCAACTCACTAATGCTGAGTTGCAAGTATATGCTACCACCATGCCAGGATTTGaaataggttctggggatcaaacttgggccCTCAAATTTGTACTGAAAAGTATTTACTGATTGAGACATCACCTCAGTCCCTATTGGGGCTTCCACGTCTACAACTTCCACACAAACAACCAGCCTAATTAAGCTGCCTGTTAAGAGCACATACAtaggtgcatgcatacatacctacaaatataataaataaacaaacagagacaactcagtggtaaagaacacttgctgctcttgcggagCACTTGGATTCAGTTCTTAGCACTCACATAGTGATCCCTAAcaatctataacttcagttccagggaatccaatgccctcttctggctttctcttGCACTAGGCACagatacatgcagacaaaatactcatacaaatcaaatagaaataaatctcttttaaaaaccatttaagAACTCACACTGCTCTAACAGGGGACaaaagtttgtttcccagcatctacattgtggctcacagtcacctctAACTCCAAGGGAtacaacaccttcttctggaatCACCAGACGATGgcactcacacagatatacatgcatacacactcagtCCTTtcttcccagcattcaggaggcagtggcaggtggatctctgtgaggtctaggccagcctggtctaaaatgagtttcaggccagccagggatatatagtgaaaacctgtctcaattTGTTTAATCTTTCTTGAAATCAATTATCTTCTTGTCCCTGCACTGTTAGGTTTTGTTATTTTAGAAGTCTTAGTTCCAATGATGAGAATTTTTTCCATAAGGGCATATAGTAGTGTTCCACTTAGCAAGGCTTAAATGACCACCAGCCTGCTTCGTAGATTAGCAGGGAGGTTGCTCTAGTGGCTGGAATAAATTCTCCAGACTTAGCAAAAGAAATTGAGTTGCTACTGAAGTCAAAATGAGGAAGAACTTGTCTGAAATCAAAAGGTTTTCGAAGACACTCCTTTGAGTTCCTATGGCCTATGATATAAGTTAATAAAAAACCAAGGGCTGGAGaagttgctcagtggttagagcacttgt from Mastomys coucha isolate ucsf_1 unplaced genomic scaffold, UCSF_Mcou_1 pScaffold22, whole genome shotgun sequence includes:
- the LOC116104686 gene encoding olfactory receptor 2AE1 yields the protein MWWWNQTSLEDFILQGLFDNSFSHFCLFLLIMLVFLTALSGNGLTILLICSDPHLHTPMYFLLRQLSLMDLMHISTTIPKMASNYLSGKKSISFVGCATQHFLYLSLGGAESLLLALMSYDRYVAICHPLRYTVLMSRRVGVMMAVMSWLSASVNSLIHTAILMSFPFCGLRIIHHFYCEFPAVLKLVCGDITVYENTAYVSTVILLLLPIILVSTSYGFILHSVIQMRSAGSKKNAFATCSSHLIVVSLWYGACIFSYMRPRSQRTPLQDKVGSVFYSIITPTLNPLIYTLRNKDVAKALKKILRRDLVT